In one Melospiza melodia melodia isolate bMelMel2 chromosome 5, bMelMel2.pri, whole genome shotgun sequence genomic region, the following are encoded:
- the CCNI gene encoding cyclin-I isoform X3, translated as MKFSGPLESQRLSLLLEMAISREAQMWKAHVPKIQPNQDVAISPRQRDEVIQWLAKLKYQFHLYPETLALAISLLDRFLAAVKARPKYLNCIAISCFFLAAKTIEEDERIPVLKVLARDSFCGCSPAEIRRMEKIILDKLNWDLHMATPLDFLHIMDSSQLIHCRELVAHHLSTLQPSLLPNSVYVYSPLQQTLVTCNRGAFHRQPSSVPGPGLSQDNGRPEAPVSATAALCPRPPAPAGGCKAGSAKRKVEEMEVDDFYDGIKRLYNEELAPEAVALENTGSVCGADVSRQEGSVSPCPPLQPVSVM; from the exons ATGAAGTTTTCAGGACCCCTGGAGAGCCAGAGGTTGTCTCTCCTTCTGGAGATGGCAATCTCTAGGGAAGCTCAAATGTGGAAAGCACATGTGCCGAAAATTCAGCCCAATCAG GATGTAGCCATTTCTCCAAGGCAGAGGGATGAGGTCATCCAGTGGCTGGCCAAGCTCAAGTACCAGTTCCACCTTTACCCAGAAACGCTCGCCCTGGCCATCAGCCTCTTGGACAGGTTTTTAGCAGCAGTAAAG GCCCGTCCCAAGTACCTGAACTGTATTGCAATCAGCTGCTTCTTCCTCGCTGCAAAGACCATTGAGGAAGATGAG AGGATTCCAGTACTGAAGGTGTTGGCTCGGGATAGCTTTTGTGGTTGTTCTCCAGCTGAGATTCGCAGAATGGAGAAGATCATCCTGGATAAACTGAACTGGGATCTTCACATGGCAACGCCACTGGATTTCCTTCATATT ATGGACAGCTCGCAGCTGATCCACTGCCGGGAGCTGGTGGCACATCACCTTTCCACTCTGCAGCCTTCTCTGCTGCCCAACTCTGTATATGTCTACAGTCCCCTCCAGCAGACCCTGGTGACCTGTAACAGAGGAGCGTTCCACCGCCAGCCCTCCTCTGTCCCAGGGCCGGGTTTGTCCCAGGACAACGGCCGGCCAGAAGCGCCCGTCTCAGCTACAGCCGCGCTCTgcccgcgcccgcccgcccccgccggcGGCTGCAAGGCAGGCTCCGCCAAGCGCAAGGTGGAAGAGATGGAAGTGGACGACTTCTACGACGGCATCAAGCGCCTGTACAACGAAGAGCTGGCTCCGGAGGCGGTGGCCCTGGAGAACACGGGCTCCGTTTGCGGCGCCGACGTCTCGCGGCAGGAGGGCagcgtgtccccctgtccccctctgcAGCCGGTGTCTGTCATGTAG
- the CCNI gene encoding cyclin-I isoform X2, protein MKFSGPLESQRLSLLLEMAISREAQMWKAHVPKIQPNQDVAISPRQRDEVIQWLAKLKYQFHLYPETLALAISLLDRFLAAVKARPKYLNCIAISCFFLAAKTIEEDERIPVLKVLARDSFCGCSPAEIRRMEKIILDKLNWDLHMATPLDFLHIFHAVAVSSRPQLLALLPTPSPSQHVAALTKQLLHCMACFQLLQFKGSMLALAIVSLELEKLLPDWLALIIELLQKAQMDSSQLIHCRELVAHHLSTLQPSLLPNSVYVYSPLQQTLVTCNRGAFHRQPSSVPGPGLSQDNGRPEAPVSATAALCPRPPAPAGGCKAGSAKRKVEEMEVDDFYDGIKRLYNEELAPEAVALENTGSVCGADVSRQEGSVSPCPPLQPVSVM, encoded by the exons ATGAAGTTTTCAGGACCCCTGGAGAGCCAGAGGTTGTCTCTCCTTCTGGAGATGGCAATCTCTAGGGAAGCTCAAATGTGGAAAGCACATGTGCCGAAAATTCAGCCCAATCAG GATGTAGCCATTTCTCCAAGGCAGAGGGATGAGGTCATCCAGTGGCTGGCCAAGCTCAAGTACCAGTTCCACCTTTACCCAGAAACGCTCGCCCTGGCCATCAGCCTCTTGGACAGGTTTTTAGCAGCAGTAAAG GCCCGTCCCAAGTACCTGAACTGTATTGCAATCAGCTGCTTCTTCCTCGCTGCAAAGACCATTGAGGAAGATGAG AGGATTCCAGTACTGAAGGTGTTGGCTCGGGATAGCTTTTGTGGTTGTTCTCCAGCTGAGATTCGCAGAATGGAGAAGATCATCCTGGATAAACTGAACTGGGATCTTCACATGGCAACGCCACTGGATTTCCTTCATATT TTCCACGCCGTGGCGGTGTCCAGCAGGccgcagctcctggccctgctgcccacgcccaGCCCCTCGCAGCACGTGGCGGCGCTGACCAAGCAGCTGCTGCACTGCATGGCCTGTTTCCAGCTGCTGCAGTTCAAGGGCTCCATGCTGGCGCTGGCCATCGTCAGCCTGGAGCTGGAGAAGCTGCTCCCTGACTGGCTGGCTCTCATCATCGAGCTGCTCCAGAAGGCACAG ATGGACAGCTCGCAGCTGATCCACTGCCGGGAGCTGGTGGCACATCACCTTTCCACTCTGCAGCCTTCTCTGCTGCCCAACTCTGTATATGTCTACAGTCCCCTCCAGCAGACCCTGGTGACCTGTAACAGAGGAGCGTTCCACCGCCAGCCCTCCTCTGTCCCAGGGCCGGGTTTGTCCCAGGACAACGGCCGGCCAGAAGCGCCCGTCTCAGCTACAGCCGCGCTCTgcccgcgcccgcccgcccccgccggcGGCTGCAAGGCAGGCTCCGCCAAGCGCAAGGTGGAAGAGATGGAAGTGGACGACTTCTACGACGGCATCAAGCGCCTGTACAACGAAGAGCTGGCTCCGGAGGCGGTGGCCCTGGAGAACACGGGCTCCGTTTGCGGCGCCGACGTCTCGCGGCAGGAGGGCagcgtgtccccctgtccccctctgcAGCCGGTGTCTGTCATGTAG
- the CCNI gene encoding cyclin-I isoform X1 — MKFSGPLESQRLSLLLEMAISREAQMWKAHVPKIQPNQDVAISPRQRDEVIQWLAKLKYQFHLYPETLALAISLLDRFLAAVKARPKYLNCIAISCFFLAAKTIEEDERIPVLKVLARDSFCGCSPAEIRRMEKIILDKLNWDLHMATPLDFLHITVPRCATAWPALPAAPCACVPQFHAVAVSSRPQLLALLPTPSPSQHVAALTKQLLHCMACFQLLQFKGSMLALAIVSLELEKLLPDWLALIIELLQKAQMDSSQLIHCRELVAHHLSTLQPSLLPNSVYVYSPLQQTLVTCNRGAFHRQPSSVPGPGLSQDNGRPEAPVSATAALCPRPPAPAGGCKAGSAKRKVEEMEVDDFYDGIKRLYNEELAPEAVALENTGSVCGADVSRQEGSVSPCPPLQPVSVM, encoded by the exons ATGAAGTTTTCAGGACCCCTGGAGAGCCAGAGGTTGTCTCTCCTTCTGGAGATGGCAATCTCTAGGGAAGCTCAAATGTGGAAAGCACATGTGCCGAAAATTCAGCCCAATCAG GATGTAGCCATTTCTCCAAGGCAGAGGGATGAGGTCATCCAGTGGCTGGCCAAGCTCAAGTACCAGTTCCACCTTTACCCAGAAACGCTCGCCCTGGCCATCAGCCTCTTGGACAGGTTTTTAGCAGCAGTAAAG GCCCGTCCCAAGTACCTGAACTGTATTGCAATCAGCTGCTTCTTCCTCGCTGCAAAGACCATTGAGGAAGATGAG AGGATTCCAGTACTGAAGGTGTTGGCTCGGGATAGCTTTTGTGGTTGTTCTCCAGCTGAGATTCGCAGAATGGAGAAGATCATCCTGGATAAACTGAACTGGGATCTTCACATGGCAACGCCACTGGATTTCCTTCATATT ACTGTTCCCAGGTGTGCCACGGCCTGGCCAGCGCTGCCAGCTGCCCCCTGTGCTTGTGTCCCGCAGTTCCACGCCGTGGCGGTGTCCAGCAGGccgcagctcctggccctgctgcccacgcccaGCCCCTCGCAGCACGTGGCGGCGCTGACCAAGCAGCTGCTGCACTGCATGGCCTGTTTCCAGCTGCTGCAGTTCAAGGGCTCCATGCTGGCGCTGGCCATCGTCAGCCTGGAGCTGGAGAAGCTGCTCCCTGACTGGCTGGCTCTCATCATCGAGCTGCTCCAGAAGGCACAG ATGGACAGCTCGCAGCTGATCCACTGCCGGGAGCTGGTGGCACATCACCTTTCCACTCTGCAGCCTTCTCTGCTGCCCAACTCTGTATATGTCTACAGTCCCCTCCAGCAGACCCTGGTGACCTGTAACAGAGGAGCGTTCCACCGCCAGCCCTCCTCTGTCCCAGGGCCGGGTTTGTCCCAGGACAACGGCCGGCCAGAAGCGCCCGTCTCAGCTACAGCCGCGCTCTgcccgcgcccgcccgcccccgccggcGGCTGCAAGGCAGGCTCCGCCAAGCGCAAGGTGGAAGAGATGGAAGTGGACGACTTCTACGACGGCATCAAGCGCCTGTACAACGAAGAGCTGGCTCCGGAGGCGGTGGCCCTGGAGAACACGGGCTCCGTTTGCGGCGCCGACGTCTCGCGGCAGGAGGGCagcgtgtccccctgtccccctctgcAGCCGGTGTCTGTCATGTAG